The Thermacetogenium phaeum DSM 12270 genome segment GAGGCGGGCATAAGTGCGCTTGACGCCGGGAAAGCGCCGCTCCGCCGCCTCCTGCCTGATGATGGGGTAATAAAAGTCCGCCTCCCGCTCCCGGCACCTGGCGAGGAAATCGGAGACGGCCTCAGACGTCAGAAAGGGAATGTCACCGGTGCAGGCCAGCACCCATGTCCACTCCCCCTCCCCGGTGCAACCCAGGGCCTCCACTCCCGCCGTAAAGCTTTCCAGGGGCGAACACCCGGAATCAGCGAAGAGCATTTCCCCTTCCCCCCCGTAAATGGAAGTGAGGTCTGGTGGGCCGACCAGGACGATCCTGGCGATCTCCGGGCACCCCTTAAGGGCGGCGACGACATAATCGACCATCGGCCGGCCGTTGAGAGGGAGCAGGGCCTTGCTCTCCCTACCCCATCCTTGCTCATCCTCTCCGGCCAACATCCCGCCTCCGGCCAGAACCACGGCGGCAACGCTGTCGATCATTTTCCCAACCCTTCCCCTTCCTCACCGGCAGCCGCTGCTTTCCCGCGTACGGCTTCCAGGAGGCTGTTCTCGGCGTTTTCGATATGCTCCCAGGCCAGCTTCTGCGCCCTGGCGACATCCCGCTCGGCTACGGCCTCGACGATCTTCCGGTGCTCCTCTAAAGCATCCTGCATCCTGCCGGGATAGGCCAGAGAAACGGAACGAAAGCGGTGAATCTCATCCTGGAGATTGCCCAGGATCTGGACGAGCCGCTCATTCCTGCTGGCCTTGTAAAAGGCGTCGTGAAACTCCATATCGCATTGGACGAAGCCGGCCACGTCCCCCTCTTCGATGCTCTTCTTTTTGCGAACAATAATCCGCTCCAGCCCCTCGAGCTCCTCATCGGTGATCCTCTCCGCCGCCAGTCCGGCCGCCAGGGCTTCCAGAGCGGCCCGCACCTCAAAAACATCGGCTATGTTTTTCAACGAAATCCCGGCCACATAGGCTCCCTTCCTGGGAACCATGACCACAAACCCCTCTAGTTCGAGCTTGCGAATCGCCTCCCGGATCGGGGTGCGGCTCACCCCCAGCTCCTCGGCCAGCTGGAGCTCCATCAAGCGCTCCCCGGGACGCAGCACGCCGTTGATAATGGCCTCCCGCAGGGTGTCAAAAACCACCTCCCGCAGGGGTTTGTACGAATCCAGTTTGACAGGCAGCAATCTCCTTTCCACTCCTCTTTCTTCACCCCTCCTGTTTTCCCACTGCATCTACGCACCGACAAGTTCTGGTTAAAAAAACATCGGCTCCCGGCATCTCCCTTTTCAGCTCCCCCGCAGCCAGGCGGGCTTCTGCCTCTCCGGGGAAAATGCCATAGACGGCAGGGCCGCTTCCTGCCATCACCGCTTTTAGAGCCCCCCGCTCCAGAAGGCGCTCTTTGAGAGCAGCCACCTCCGGGTGCAGAGCGCAGGTTACACTCTCCAGGTCGTTGCCCAGTGCGGCAATGATGCCGTCCCGGTCTCCCGCCTCCAAGGCCCGCAGCAGCAGGGAGGTGCGGCCTACCTTCGCGCTCTCCCTGTAGAGCCGGTAGATATCCCCGGTCTTCACTCCGAAGCCGGGTTTCACCACCACCAGCCAAAAAACGGGGAGGGTAGGAAGCCTTTTCACCAGCTCCCCCCGCCCCTCCGCCAGAGCGGTCCCACCCACAATGAAAAAGGGCACATCAGAACCCACCCCGGCAGCAGCGGCCAGCAGCTCCCGCTCGCCGAGACCGAGGCCGTAGAGGGAATTGGCCCCTTTCAAGGCCGCGGCGGCATCACTGCTCCCCCCGCCCAGGCCCGCAGCCCGGGGGATTCTCTTCCGGATGTCCACCCGGATCCCCCCGGGGATGAGCGGAGCCAGCGTGGCCAGAGCCCGATGGGCCAGGTTCTCCTCCCCCGCAGGGACATCCGGGGCATCACAGGAAACCTCGATGCCCGCAGGGGCAACGGAGATGAGCAGGGTATCGGCCAGGTCGATCGTCTGCATCACCGAGGTCACCTGATGGTACCCATCGGGCCGTAGGGCACCGACATCCAGCGTCAAATTGATCTTAGCATAGGCGGGGACCCGGAGAGCCCCCGCACCCGTTCTCTTCTCCATAGAAATATAAAATTACATGCAGGAGGCGAAATTCCTGCTTCCCTCCGCACTCGCGATCTCATTTTCAATAAAGAGGGCCTCTTCTGCACCACCTGGGGCCGGAATGGCCTAACTTAACCCTAACTCTGGGACGCCGCCTTCTGGGGCGGAGCTTCCGGCCGCCCTTCTTGCCCTTTGGCGGAACGCAGGGTCTTTAACACCGGCTCCAGTTCCTCGTAGAAAACCACCACCACATCACCGGGTTCCGCCCTGCGCAGGGCCTCCCGCAGGGCGTCGGTAGCATCCGGTATGACGTGCAGCACCTCCGGGAGGAGCCCCGCCCGGCGCGCCCCCTTGTAAAGCAGCCCGGAAGTTTCTCCGGGCTGACGGCCCCGGAGGTCGCGGTCCTCTCTGATGTAAAGCTCATCAAAACCCTTCCCCGCCACCTCCCCGGCATCGATGATCTGGTCATCGCGGCGGTCGCCCGGAACCCCCACGACCCCAATCAGCCGGCGCGGCTTAAGCGTCCGGACAAACTCGGAGATCCGCCGGAAGGCGGGAGCATTGTGGCCGTAGTCCACTATCACCGTCACTCTTCCCACCCGGTGGATCATCAATCTCCCCGGGTTGTGGCTGTGGTCGGAGCCAAAGGTGCGCAACCCCTTTCTGATCACAGCCGGGGGGACCCCGGCAACCCAGGCGGCAGCAGCGGCGGCCAGGGCGTTTTCCAGGTTATGCAGGGCGCGCCCCCCCATTCCGGCGCGGATGGACTGCAGCCTCAACAGGCGAATCGCCTTCTCACCCCTCCCCAGGTAGACCGAGCCCTCCCTTACAAAGACGGCACAGCCGCCTGTGCTCAGATGCCGCCGTACCAGAATGTTGTCCTCGTGGAGGCTGAAGTAAACCACCTCCCCCCGGGCGCGCCGGGCAAAGCGGGGGCTGAAAGGATCGTCGGCGTTGAGAATGACATGGCCATCTCCTTTCACCGCCTCCACAACCAGGGATTTGACCCAGAAGAGGTCTTCCAGGGTCTCAATCCCATCCTGCCCCAGGTGGTCGGGGCCTATATTGGTGACCACGGCCACGTCAGCCCGATCGTACCCCAGCCCGCCGCGCAAGATCCCCCCCCGGGCGGTCTCCAGAACGGCAACGGCGATCTGGGGGTTCTGCAGGATCAGACGGGCACTATCGGGTCCGGTCGTGTCCCCATCCAAAAGGCAGCGGTCGTTGACATAGACCCCGCCCGTGGTGGTCATTCCCACCGTCAGACCCTGCTGCCGGAAGAGGTGGCCGAGGATCCTGGTCGTTGTTGTCTTCCCGTTGGTGCCGGTGACGGCGATGACCGGAATGCTCACCTCAGATCCCGGTGGAAAGAGGTAATCGACGAGCGCTCTCCCCACGTCCCGCGGTTTTCCCCGGTTCGGAGAGAGATGCATCCGGAAACCCGGGGCGGCATTCACTTCGATGATCCCCCCTTCACCATCACGCATAGACCTGGAGATGTCCGGCGCCACCAGGTCCACGCCGGCGACATCGAGCCCCAGCACCTCTGCCGCCCTGACCGCCAGGAGAGCGTTGTCGGGGTGCACGCAGTCGGTCACATCGGCTGCGCTCCCCCCGGTGCTCAAATTGGCGTTCCGGCGCAGAAAAACCGTCCTTCCCGGTTCTGGCCGGCTCTCAGAGGTGTACCCCTGCCTGGCCAGCTCCAGCACAGCAACCGGGTCGATCTCCAGCCTGGTCAGGGGCCTGCCGTGCCCCTCCCCGCGCCGGGGATCCCTGTTGACGAGTTCCACCAGCTCCCTGATGGTGTGCTCCCCGTCTCCGATCACCGCAGCGGGAAAACGCTCGGCGGCGGCCACCACCTTCCCCCCGATCACCAGCAGCCGGTAGTGCCTCCCCGGAATGTACTTCTCCACCAGCACCTCTTCATCGTAATTTCTGGCGATGCGAAAAGCGGCCTCCGTTTCCCGGTCGCAGTTCAATTCGATGCAGACCCCCTTCCCCTGGTTCCCCCGCCGCGGCTTGACGACAACGGGGTAACCGAGCCGGCGGGCTGCGGCGACGGCCTCTGTCAATGAGGCTGCCGTCAGCGCCGCCGGAACGGGCAGGCCTGCATCCTCCAGCAGGCGCCTGGCCGACTCCTTGTCACAGGCCAGGTCTACTGCCAGAGCGGAGGTGAAGGAGGTGATCGTCCCCTGAATTCTCCGCTGGCAGCGGCCGTAGCCCAGCTGGAAGAGCAGGCCCCCGTTCAGGCTGATGACGGGGATTTCCCGCTCCCGGCAAGCGCGCAGGATGCTCTCGGTGCTGGGCCCGGGGCGCGTCCGCTCCCCCAGGCTCTCCAGCTCCCGCATCGTCTCTGGAAGGGGAAAGTGGCGCCCCGCAAGAACCGCCGTCACCAGAGAAACCGCAGCCTCCAGGGCGGCCACCCCCAGCTCCCTGGTGCCGTACTCCAATACCAGATCCCAGGTGCCGGGCTCTGGGCCGCGCAGCGTCTTCCCATAGGTCACGGGAAAGCCCGCCAGGGCCTGGAGCT includes the following:
- the mobA gene encoding molybdenum cofactor guanylyltransferase: MIDSVAAVVLAGGGMLAGEDEQGWGRESKALLPLNGRPMVDYVVAALKGCPEIARIVLVGPPDLTSIYGGEGEMLFADSGCSPLESFTAGVEALGCTGEGEWTWVLACTGDIPFLTSEAVSDFLARCREREADFYYPIIRQEAAERRFPGVKRTYARLRDGTFTGGNLFLVHKGIIDRCLDWAEEFVRLRKKPAALARLVGIGLLWRYLTGQLTVSEAEQRISRLVGARGAAVITPYPEIGVDVDKPSDWKLAEREFARSGQ
- a CDS encoding GntR family transcriptional regulator; this encodes MERRLLPVKLDSYKPLREVVFDTLREAIINGVLRPGERLMELQLAEELGVSRTPIREAIRKLELEGFVVMVPRKGAYVAGISLKNIADVFEVRAALEALAAGLAAERITDEELEGLERIIVRKKKSIEEGDVAGFVQCDMEFHDAFYKASRNERLVQILGNLQDEIHRFRSVSLAYPGRMQDALEEHRKIVEAVAERDVARAQKLAWEHIENAENSLLEAVRGKAAAAGEEGEGLGK
- the ispE gene encoding 4-(cytidine 5'-diphospho)-2-C-methyl-D-erythritol kinase, which codes for MEKRTGAGALRVPAYAKINLTLDVGALRPDGYHQVTSVMQTIDLADTLLISVAPAGIEVSCDAPDVPAGEENLAHRALATLAPLIPGGIRVDIRKRIPRAAGLGGGSSDAAAALKGANSLYGLGLGERELLAAAAGVGSDVPFFIVGGTALAEGRGELVKRLPTLPVFWLVVVKPGFGVKTGDIYRLYRESAKVGRTSLLLRALEAGDRDGIIAALGNDLESVTCALHPEVAALKERLLERGALKAVMAGSGPAVYGIFPGEAEARLAAGELKREMPGADVFLTRTCRCVDAVGKQEG
- the cphA gene encoding cyanophycin synthetase; the protein is MPKGIVPYEEVTATVKILATRAIEGRNVWIHAPVLQARLSLSPHEQAATDELAGFTERLLDLLPGLRDHTCGRGYPGGFVERLQEGTYLGHVVEHVALELQALAGFPVTYGKTLRGPEPGTWDLVLEYGTRELGVAALEAAVSLVTAVLAGRHFPLPETMRELESLGERTRPGPSTESILRACREREIPVISLNGGLLFQLGYGRCQRRIQGTITSFTSALAVDLACDKESARRLLEDAGLPVPAALTAASLTEAVAAARRLGYPVVVKPRRGNQGKGVCIELNCDRETEAAFRIARNYDEEVLVEKYIPGRHYRLLVIGGKVVAAAERFPAAVIGDGEHTIRELVELVNRDPRRGEGHGRPLTRLEIDPVAVLELARQGYTSESRPEPGRTVFLRRNANLSTGGSAADVTDCVHPDNALLAVRAAEVLGLDVAGVDLVAPDISRSMRDGEGGIIEVNAAPGFRMHLSPNRGKPRDVGRALVDYLFPPGSEVSIPVIAVTGTNGKTTTTRILGHLFRQQGLTVGMTTTGGVYVNDRCLLDGDTTGPDSARLILQNPQIAVAVLETARGGILRGGLGYDRADVAVVTNIGPDHLGQDGIETLEDLFWVKSLVVEAVKGDGHVILNADDPFSPRFARRARGEVVYFSLHEDNILVRRHLSTGGCAVFVREGSVYLGRGEKAIRLLRLQSIRAGMGGRALHNLENALAAAAAAWVAGVPPAVIRKGLRTFGSDHSHNPGRLMIHRVGRVTVIVDYGHNAPAFRRISEFVRTLKPRRLIGVVGVPGDRRDDQIIDAGEVAGKGFDELYIREDRDLRGRQPGETSGLLYKGARRAGLLPEVLHVIPDATDALREALRRAEPGDVVVVFYEELEPVLKTLRSAKGQEGRPEAPPQKAASQS